A window of the Thalassoglobus sp. JC818 genome harbors these coding sequences:
- a CDS encoding FAD-dependent oxidoreductase translates to MTDTTLSTANNSMNSQAPSITILGGGVVGAACAYYLSQTGAKVTILEKGTFGGACSHGNCGFISPSHILPLCQPGAIQSTLKTFFQRNSAFSISPRWDPALWRWLLKFASNCNRQHMLSAGRARQALLDSSRELYASLIETGVLNNCDWHSDGLLFVHHSAKSFEHYREVDKLLTEEFGLSAKAFPGEDLNELEPALKPGLGGGWLYECDAHIHPSQLMAAWRACLDRQGVEIREQTEVLNLNRTRSAITEIETTSGKIKVDQLIVALGAWTPQLMKQLGLSLPIQPGKGYSLTMPRPENCPRYPMIFEEHRVAITPLTNAYRIGSTMQFAGYDTSLPPSRLNLLLEGAKEYLHTPTAEPVQEQWYGWRPMSADGVPMIGQVPKFDNTWVASGHSMLGVSMAPATGKLMAELVTRAPTHVDTAPYRLNRF, encoded by the coding sequence GTGACTGACACGACTCTCTCGACAGCGAACAACTCTATGAACTCTCAGGCACCATCCATCACAATTCTCGGCGGTGGCGTTGTTGGAGCAGCTTGTGCTTATTACCTGAGTCAAACCGGAGCGAAGGTCACGATTCTCGAAAAGGGGACTTTCGGGGGAGCCTGTTCCCACGGTAATTGCGGATTCATTTCGCCCAGCCACATTCTTCCCCTGTGTCAGCCCGGAGCGATTCAATCCACGCTGAAGACATTCTTCCAACGAAATTCAGCATTTTCGATTTCACCACGATGGGACCCAGCCCTTTGGCGATGGCTCTTGAAGTTCGCATCAAATTGCAATCGACAACACATGCTTTCCGCAGGACGGGCGCGGCAAGCACTGCTCGATTCATCACGCGAACTCTATGCGAGCCTGATTGAGACCGGAGTCCTCAACAATTGCGATTGGCATTCCGATGGGCTTCTTTTCGTTCATCACTCTGCGAAGAGTTTTGAGCACTACCGAGAAGTGGACAAACTGCTTACGGAAGAATTCGGACTTAGTGCGAAAGCGTTTCCTGGAGAAGATCTCAACGAGTTGGAACCGGCTTTGAAGCCGGGGCTCGGAGGAGGATGGCTTTATGAATGCGACGCACACATTCATCCGAGTCAATTGATGGCTGCCTGGCGTGCCTGTCTGGACCGACAGGGCGTCGAGATTCGAGAACAGACCGAAGTCCTGAATCTGAATCGAACACGTTCAGCGATTACAGAAATTGAAACAACGTCCGGAAAAATTAAAGTCGATCAACTCATCGTTGCGCTGGGAGCATGGACTCCCCAACTCATGAAGCAGCTGGGGCTGTCGCTCCCAATACAACCGGGCAAGGGGTATTCGCTGACGATGCCTCGCCCGGAAAATTGCCCGCGTTATCCGATGATTTTTGAGGAGCATCGAGTCGCGATTACTCCATTGACGAATGCTTATCGGATTGGTTCAACGATGCAGTTCGCCGGCTACGATACTTCTCTTCCTCCGTCTCGGCTCAATCTACTGCTCGAGGGGGCGAAAGAGTATTTGCACACGCCGACCGCAGAACCTGTTCAGGAGCAGTGGTACGGTTGGCGACCGATGAGTGCCGATGGTGTTCCGATGATCGGTCAGGTTCCGAAGTTCGACAACACCTGGGTCGCATCAGGCCACAGCATGCTGGGAGTTTCAATGGCTCCAGCAACAGGAAAACTGATGGCCGAGCTGGTCACTCGAGCACCGACTCACGTTGACACTGCCCCCTACCGGCTTAACCGGTTTTAG
- a CDS encoding DUF1559 domain-containing protein, whose product MFSRRQRRCAFTLIELLVVIAIIAILIALLLPAVQQAREAARRTQCKNNLRQLGLALHNYHDIAGVLPPGYITRDVQAGDPASAENGPNFAWGTMILPQLEMTPLYEQIDFELNADDTANLVSAATPISTFTCPSDPGPLQFTVDGTAGGVQLAKSNFVGVYGYGSVTMNPGRPDPAGVFYRNSSTRFRDVTDGLSNTMLVGERASTHQFDRTVPSVAANSTWYAAIPGAMRSSGMMMMADEGSASLVLGHVGQMMSMGGGMGGGMGGGMGGGGMGGMQMHHTPNSTNHIVNFSSNHVGGIQFLLADGSVHFLSENVDYNTFRWLGQRSDGNVLGEF is encoded by the coding sequence ATGTTTTCTCGCAGACAGCGCCGATGCGCTTTTACACTCATCGAACTTCTCGTCGTGATTGCCATCATCGCAATCCTGATCGCTCTGCTACTTCCAGCTGTTCAACAGGCGCGTGAGGCTGCCCGTCGAACTCAGTGCAAAAACAATCTGAGACAGCTCGGACTGGCTCTGCACAATTACCATGACATCGCGGGTGTTCTGCCGCCGGGTTACATCACTCGAGATGTTCAAGCTGGCGATCCTGCCTCGGCCGAGAACGGCCCGAACTTCGCGTGGGGAACGATGATCCTTCCCCAGCTTGAGATGACTCCGCTCTATGAACAGATCGACTTCGAACTGAACGCTGATGACACAGCCAATCTCGTCAGTGCAGCCACTCCCATTTCTACATTCACCTGTCCTTCCGATCCTGGCCCGTTGCAATTTACGGTCGATGGGACCGCGGGAGGTGTCCAACTGGCCAAGTCGAATTTCGTGGGAGTTTACGGATACGGAAGTGTCACGATGAATCCGGGACGACCTGATCCGGCTGGAGTTTTCTATCGCAACAGCAGCACTCGTTTTCGCGACGTGACCGACGGACTCTCCAATACGATGCTGGTCGGCGAACGTGCTTCCACTCATCAGTTCGACCGGACTGTTCCTTCAGTTGCTGCCAATTCAACCTGGTATGCCGCGATCCCCGGTGCGATGCGTTCCTCTGGAATGATGATGATGGCAGATGAAGGTTCTGCTTCGCTGGTGCTTGGTCATGTCGGACAAATGATGAGCATGGGTGGAGGAATGGGAGGCGGTATGGGCGGTGGGATGGGGGGCGGAGGCATGGGCGGAATGCAGATGCACCACACTCCCAATTCGACCAATCACATCGTCAACTTTTCCTCGAATCACGTTGGGGGAATTCAGTTTCTGCTGGCGGATGGATCGGTCCATTTCCTCAGTGAAAATGTCGACTACAACACCTTCCGCTGGCTTGGACAACGTTCCGACGGAAACGTGCTCGGTGAGTTCTAA
- a CDS encoding TolC family protein, with protein sequence MMHQKSSRKWGLATAVLASLAIGCVQSRTDVSYLGDPNVSYYRDHATEIDYPAVDSPISPEVVDTQVPVTVRSKEHLDIREISLGEAVQTALMNSEIIRPAGTFLSTANGIYTNPDRIPSVYDPAIQESGVLFGGRGVEAALSAFDAQFQTSMIWGRNEQATNNAFSGGGIAGGGIQVAETGTFASSLSKTFGNGGSLSVNHNVNYLGTNAPSVFQSVYSGNVQLQYQLPLLAGAGTEFTRIAGPIGQSFGGISGVSQGVLIARINNDVTIADFQLAVRNLVKDVEDAYWDLYLAYQQFHVATQTRESTYKLRQLFATQYEIGQEGVYLSDVYQASDQFYGTEVSATNAQAAIYSQEIRLRRLLGLPVSDGTVLRPSDAPVTAEIIPDWYQALTEALTHRTELRRQKWNIKSLQLQLTAAESLVRPRLDFVSGYQINGFGDELLGYNQPEFGNFYDTIGNGNLTGWNLGFQMRWDIGLRSQRAQVQNYELRLAKAEKVLMEQEEEISLELGISFQELSRTYQAASANYNRVDAVQREILNRRERLNLIEDPDVVLRSVIRGAEAEIAYHQSVVDYNKAITDFELRKGTLLINSGVMLAEGGWQPEAYEDARYHSNARLHAKPAKLPVEAPPSFSVDAPFGGVYLSRPASESGHQLMPTESDLESLPPIDDDAFPMDNGAAGSPPELAPPAPAGDAPVPSAPPAAAPQPPAAQQQPAVPMDRPQEAPEPLKKPDYDPPAKPDGQGSTTSTTEVFGESFVWKTNE encoded by the coding sequence ATGATGCATCAAAAATCCAGCCGAAAATGGGGACTCGCCACCGCAGTTCTGGCCAGCCTCGCCATTGGTTGCGTTCAATCTCGAACCGACGTTTCGTATCTCGGTGATCCCAACGTCAGTTACTACCGCGATCACGCCACCGAAATTGACTATCCCGCTGTGGATTCGCCCATTTCTCCGGAAGTTGTCGACACACAGGTCCCAGTCACGGTGCGTTCGAAAGAGCACCTTGATATTCGTGAAATTTCGCTCGGAGAAGCGGTTCAAACTGCTTTGATGAACAGCGAAATCATTCGCCCGGCAGGAACATTTCTATCGACAGCGAACGGGATTTATACCAATCCCGATCGAATTCCTTCGGTTTACGATCCTGCCATTCAGGAGAGTGGAGTTCTCTTCGGTGGACGTGGTGTCGAAGCTGCTCTTTCCGCTTTTGATGCGCAGTTCCAAACCTCGATGATCTGGGGTCGAAACGAACAAGCCACAAACAATGCCTTCTCCGGAGGTGGAATTGCCGGTGGGGGGATTCAGGTTGCTGAAACCGGAACCTTCGCATCATCGCTCTCGAAAACCTTCGGTAACGGGGGCAGTTTGAGCGTGAACCACAACGTTAACTACCTCGGAACCAACGCGCCGTCAGTCTTTCAGTCGGTCTACTCCGGGAACGTGCAGTTGCAGTATCAGTTGCCGTTGTTAGCTGGTGCAGGAACTGAGTTTACACGCATCGCTGGTCCCATTGGCCAGTCATTCGGCGGAATTTCCGGGGTTTCCCAGGGGGTCTTGATTGCCCGAATCAACAACGACGTCACGATCGCCGACTTCCAGTTGGCGGTGAGAAACCTCGTCAAAGATGTTGAAGACGCCTACTGGGACTTGTACCTCGCGTACCAGCAGTTCCATGTCGCAACTCAGACACGTGAATCGACTTACAAGCTGCGTCAGTTGTTCGCCACGCAGTACGAGATCGGACAAGAAGGTGTCTATCTGTCAGACGTCTATCAAGCTTCGGATCAGTTCTACGGAACCGAAGTTTCTGCAACGAATGCACAAGCGGCGATTTACTCACAAGAAATTCGACTTCGTCGTTTGCTCGGATTGCCGGTCAGCGATGGAACCGTCCTGCGTCCAAGCGATGCCCCTGTGACTGCTGAAATCATTCCAGACTGGTATCAGGCATTGACCGAAGCACTGACGCACCGAACAGAATTGCGTCGTCAGAAGTGGAACATCAAGAGCCTGCAATTGCAGCTCACCGCTGCGGAAAGCCTCGTTCGACCACGTCTCGATTTCGTAAGCGGTTATCAGATTAACGGGTTCGGAGATGAACTCCTCGGCTACAACCAGCCGGAGTTTGGAAACTTTTACGATACCATCGGAAATGGGAATCTCACGGGATGGAATCTCGGCTTCCAGATGCGATGGGATATCGGTTTGAGGTCTCAGCGTGCCCAGGTCCAGAACTATGAACTGCGACTCGCCAAAGCTGAAAAAGTCCTGATGGAACAAGAGGAAGAAATCAGCCTCGAGCTGGGAATTTCTTTCCAGGAATTGAGCCGGACCTACCAGGCTGCCAGTGCCAACTACAACCGAGTTGATGCCGTGCAGCGGGAAATTCTGAACCGTCGCGAGCGACTGAATTTGATCGAAGATCCCGACGTTGTCCTGCGATCTGTCATTCGTGGGGCCGAAGCGGAGATTGCCTACCATCAGAGCGTGGTGGACTACAACAAAGCCATCACCGACTTCGAGTTGCGAAAAGGTACGCTTCTCATCAACAGCGGAGTCATGTTGGCTGAAGGGGGATGGCAACCAGAGGCGTACGAAGATGCCCGGTATCACAGCAATGCCCGGCTGCACGCCAAGCCCGCGAAACTGCCGGTCGAAGCACCACCATCGTTCTCTGTCGATGCACCATTCGGGGGAGTTTATCTCTCGCGACCCGCATCTGAATCGGGTCATCAGCTAATGCCGACGGAATCGGATCTCGAATCACTTCCACCGATCGACGACGACGCGTTTCCAATGGACAATGGAGCAGCAGGATCACCTCCTGAACTCGCCCCACCAGCACCTGCAGGAGACGCTCCCGTCCCATCTGCTCCTCCAGCCGCTGCACCGCAACCGCCGGCTGCACAACAGCAACCAGCAGTGCCCATGGATCGCCCACAAGAGGCTCCAGAACCATTAAAAAAGCCTGACTACGACCCGCCTGCCAAGCCAGACGGACAGGGAAGCACGACGTCGACAACAGAGGTCTTTGGTGAGTCCTTTGTGTGGAAGACAAACGAATAG
- a CDS encoding rod shape-determining protein — MDGHSAGMLNRLRDWLCPDLGIDLGTVNTLITLRGQGVVLNEPTIVARSKDSRQILGRGAAIGKLAKQMVGRTPGSIEAVRPIKHGVITDFHLCEQMLNYFIRKAAPPKGGLRPRVVIAVPSEISPVEKRAVFNSAERAGAGRIYLIEEAKAASIGAGLPISEPLANMICDIGGGTTETAILSLGEIVASQSTRVAGDEMNEAIRDYIRQRYSLRIGIGTAEQIKIEIGSAAPLASELNTEVRGLDGISGIPRKATITSEEIREALVECLWKIVGSIKLTIEGCDPELIGDLADTGLVLTGGGALLRNAGQFFQEHLGIPVRVDDEPLTTVARGTAICLEHLHYWRKKFQTEGAGF, encoded by the coding sequence ATGGATGGACACTCTGCAGGGATGCTAAATCGGCTGCGCGACTGGCTTTGCCCCGATCTCGGAATTGACCTCGGTACGGTGAACACATTGATCACCTTACGGGGGCAGGGTGTCGTATTGAATGAGCCAACGATTGTCGCTCGGTCGAAAGACTCTCGCCAGATTCTGGGTCGCGGTGCAGCGATCGGGAAACTCGCGAAACAGATGGTTGGTCGGACTCCCGGATCGATCGAAGCAGTGCGACCGATCAAACATGGAGTCATCACCGACTTCCACCTCTGCGAGCAGATGCTCAACTACTTTATTCGCAAGGCAGCTCCTCCGAAGGGTGGACTCCGCCCGCGAGTGGTCATCGCCGTTCCGTCGGAAATTTCACCCGTCGAGAAACGAGCCGTCTTCAATTCAGCCGAGCGAGCCGGGGCGGGTCGAATCTATCTGATTGAAGAAGCCAAAGCTGCCAGCATCGGTGCAGGGTTACCGATCTCTGAACCGCTTGCCAACATGATCTGCGACATCGGAGGCGGAACGACTGAAACCGCTATCCTCAGCCTCGGTGAAATCGTCGCCAGCCAGTCGACACGCGTGGCGGGCGATGAAATGAACGAAGCGATTCGTGACTACATTCGGCAGCGATACTCGTTGAGAATCGGAATTGGAACCGCTGAGCAAATCAAAATCGAAATCGGCAGCGCAGCGCCGCTTGCTTCGGAATTGAATACGGAAGTTCGTGGGCTTGATGGAATCAGCGGAATTCCGCGGAAGGCGACCATCACGAGTGAAGAGATCCGGGAAGCACTCGTTGAGTGTTTGTGGAAGATCGTCGGAAGCATCAAGCTGACGATTGAAGGATGCGATCCGGAGTTGATCGGAGATCTCGCTGACACGGGACTGGTGCTGACCGGCGGCGGTGCATTGCTTCGAAATGCCGGGCAATTCTTTCAGGAACATCTGGGCATTCCTGTCCGAGTCGATGATGAACCACTGACAACAGTCGCACGAGGAACTGCGATCTGTCTCGAGCATCTGCACTACTGGAGGAAGAAATTCCAAACCGAAGGAGCAGGGTTTTGA
- a CDS encoding rod shape-determining protein MreC has product MPASWKRPILCFAGWVVFACLLYIGPDHWKGQLRTSLGDAAGLTLQGIQQAEKSVSSLFRRPLSPSEESPQDAVEAERFKAEKRDLQTQIAQLRRENERLRQVPEVTPPSQTSSLLTTRAIDANVLGVTGEESSMTVSLLVSAGSRHGISSEELVLEQTGLLIDQGENADIRLDRLVTTGRALLGRTHQVGRWTTIVQPIFDPQFRMAVRLVRESELGLVVGTSGILEGTGEDCRILEVKGTEPVAVGDLVYTDLAASLSSVPIYCGRVIEATILPQETHWTIRVAPVWAAGSIPKRVSILQTEFAVEREEDLPSQP; this is encoded by the coding sequence ATGCCCGCTTCGTGGAAACGTCCAATACTATGTTTCGCCGGCTGGGTCGTCTTCGCTTGCCTTCTGTACATCGGACCAGATCACTGGAAAGGTCAACTGCGCACATCGCTCGGCGACGCTGCTGGTTTGACATTGCAGGGAATTCAACAAGCCGAGAAATCTGTCTCGTCGCTGTTTCGAAGACCGCTTTCACCGAGTGAAGAGAGCCCTCAAGACGCGGTCGAAGCTGAGCGATTCAAAGCCGAGAAACGAGATCTGCAAACTCAAATCGCACAACTTCGACGCGAGAACGAACGTCTTCGACAGGTCCCGGAAGTAACTCCGCCCTCACAGACATCTTCACTTTTGACGACACGTGCGATCGACGCCAACGTTTTAGGAGTGACGGGCGAAGAATCTTCGATGACGGTCTCGCTCCTGGTTTCAGCTGGCAGCCGTCACGGAATTTCGAGTGAGGAGCTCGTGCTTGAGCAAACCGGATTGCTGATCGATCAAGGTGAGAATGCCGATATCCGGCTCGACCGGTTGGTAACCACCGGTCGCGCGCTTTTGGGGCGAACACATCAGGTTGGCCGCTGGACGACGATTGTCCAACCGATCTTCGATCCACAGTTTCGAATGGCTGTTCGCCTCGTTCGTGAATCGGAGCTTGGACTGGTGGTCGGCACGTCCGGGATTCTCGAAGGAACCGGGGAAGACTGTCGCATTCTTGAAGTGAAAGGAACGGAGCCGGTTGCTGTCGGAGACCTCGTTTACACCGACCTTGCCGCTTCGCTTTCCTCTGTGCCGATCTATTGTGGACGAGTCATCGAAGCAACGATTCTTCCTCAAGAGACTCATTGGACGATCCGCGTCGCTCCAGTCTGGGCAGCGGGATCGATCCCGAAAAGAGTGTCTATTCTGCAAACCGAATTTGCAGTCGAACGCGAGGAAGATCTCCCATCGCAACCGTAA
- a CDS encoding Ppx/GppA phosphatase family protein: MSTIHRTTTGRIRTVAVIDVGTTSIRMAIAEISGEGEVRLLESLSQGVALGKDTFTTGEIARSTMEECVATLKDYRRKLDEYSIVRPEDIRVIATSAVREALNRMTFVDRIFVATGLFVETLDAAELHRVTYRGVQPLLRATPDLFESQAFVVEVGGGSTELLLLNQGNVSHSQAFRLGSLRMQQTLAAYNVPRERMRRVMLTEIRSHLEPLTELIQPDVPAIMVAMGGDIRFAASQVSKEPVSDDQLTKISRSDLSEFTDFLFTKREETLVSRYQLSFPEAETIAPALLINQTLAELLGVETVLISNVNLRDGLIRDLADGGNWSPEFQSQIIRSAWKLAEKYHVDKDHAACVADLCRQLFRQLQAEHELDERFETFLYVAALLHEIGTFISESSVHKHSMYLIMNSSLFGLTSDDLNLVALVARYHRRALPKPSHQTYAALDRYRRVAVSKLAAILRIAIALDASRTQRVKEITCTRNRNRLVISVPVIDDLSVEQISLRRNRQFFESIFGLQTLLRTRIRETKSEPSAQL, from the coding sequence GTGAGCACAATTCACCGGACGACAACTGGGCGGATCCGAACGGTCGCTGTGATTGATGTCGGAACAACGTCGATTCGCATGGCGATTGCAGAGATCAGCGGAGAAGGCGAAGTCCGTCTGCTGGAATCGCTCTCGCAAGGAGTTGCGCTCGGGAAAGATACCTTCACGACCGGGGAAATTGCCCGCTCGACAATGGAGGAGTGCGTTGCAACTCTCAAGGACTATCGACGCAAACTCGATGAGTACTCGATTGTCCGCCCTGAAGATATTCGAGTGATTGCGACCAGCGCCGTCCGCGAAGCTCTGAATCGAATGACGTTCGTCGATAGAATTTTCGTCGCGACGGGATTGTTCGTCGAGACGCTCGATGCTGCCGAGCTTCATCGCGTCACCTATCGCGGAGTTCAACCACTGCTGCGAGCGACACCAGACCTCTTCGAGTCGCAAGCCTTTGTTGTGGAAGTAGGAGGAGGAAGCACGGAACTGCTGCTCCTGAATCAGGGCAACGTCTCCCACTCGCAGGCGTTCCGTCTCGGGTCGCTGCGAATGCAACAGACACTCGCAGCTTACAATGTTCCAAGAGAACGCATGCGGCGCGTGATGCTCACAGAAATCCGCAGCCACCTCGAACCCCTCACCGAACTGATCCAACCCGATGTCCCGGCCATTATGGTGGCGATGGGTGGAGATATCCGATTTGCCGCGAGTCAGGTTTCGAAAGAGCCGGTCAGCGATGACCAACTCACGAAGATCTCTCGATCGGACTTATCTGAGTTTACGGATTTCCTCTTCACGAAAAGGGAAGAGACACTCGTCTCCCGATACCAGCTTTCGTTTCCAGAAGCGGAAACAATCGCACCAGCGTTGCTGATCAATCAGACTCTCGCTGAGTTGCTGGGCGTCGAGACCGTTTTGATTTCGAACGTGAATCTGCGAGATGGCCTCATTCGAGATCTCGCCGACGGCGGAAACTGGAGCCCGGAGTTTCAGTCGCAGATCATTCGCTCTGCGTGGAAGCTGGCTGAGAAATATCACGTTGATAAAGATCATGCTGCGTGTGTTGCGGACCTCTGTCGACAGCTGTTTCGTCAGTTGCAAGCCGAGCACGAACTGGATGAGCGGTTTGAGACATTCCTTTATGTCGCAGCCCTGCTTCACGAGATTGGAACGTTCATCAGTGAGTCGAGCGTTCACAAACACTCGATGTATTTGATCATGAACAGCAGCCTCTTCGGTTTAACTTCCGATGATTTGAATCTGGTGGCTTTGGTCGCTCGATACCATCGCCGGGCACTCCCCAAGCCCAGCCACCAGACTTACGCGGCGCTTGATCGCTATCGTCGAGTGGCTGTCTCGAAACTGGCAGCCATCTTGCGAATTGCCATTGCGCTCGATGCGTCTAGAACTCAACGGGTTAAAGAAATCACCTGTACTCGAAACCGAAACCGACTTGTGATTTCTGTTCCGGTGATCGATGATTTGTCCGTTGAGCAAATTTCTCTGCGCAGGAATCGCCAGTTCTTCGAGTCGATCTTTGGCCTCCAAACGCTTCTGAGGACGCGGATTCGCGAAACGAAATCGGAACCGAGTGCGCAGCTTTAA
- a CDS encoding proline racemase family protein — protein sequence MVQRIGVIDSNTGGEPTRVVISGGPNLGSGSLIDQRERLRTQFDEFRSAVVNEPRGSDVMVGALLLPPQSPEAVAGVIFFNNVGPLGMCGHGTIGVAVTLRALKRIEPGKHLLETPVGVVEFELLNDHEVRFSNVLSYRFAKDVSVDVPSLGSFTGDIAWGGNWFFLINDHSFDLKLANVEELTSVTWKIRKALAAQGICGANGAEIDHIELFGPPLDPSNDSRNFVLCPGKAYDRSPCGTGTSAKLACLYEDGKLKPGDLFRQESIIGSVFAGSVQPVEGGVIPTITGTAFVNAESTLILNANDPFRFGIRP from the coding sequence GTGGTCCAGAGAATCGGGGTCATTGATTCGAATACTGGAGGGGAACCGACAAGAGTCGTCATTTCCGGCGGACCAAATCTCGGCAGCGGTTCACTGATCGATCAGCGAGAACGCTTGCGAACTCAATTCGACGAATTTCGTTCCGCAGTGGTCAATGAACCCCGCGGCTCAGACGTGATGGTCGGGGCGTTGCTCTTGCCTCCGCAGTCGCCTGAAGCAGTTGCCGGAGTCATCTTCTTTAACAATGTCGGCCCGCTCGGAATGTGTGGACACGGGACGATTGGCGTTGCAGTCACGCTGCGAGCCCTCAAGCGAATTGAGCCCGGGAAGCATCTTCTGGAGACACCGGTAGGAGTCGTTGAATTTGAACTTCTGAATGACCATGAAGTTCGATTTTCAAACGTGCTTTCGTACAGATTTGCGAAAGATGTTTCGGTCGATGTTCCGAGTCTCGGTTCATTCACGGGAGATATCGCCTGGGGCGGAAACTGGTTCTTTCTGATCAACGATCACAGTTTCGATTTGAAACTCGCCAACGTTGAGGAACTGACGTCCGTCACCTGGAAGATTCGCAAAGCCCTCGCTGCCCAGGGGATTTGTGGAGCGAACGGGGCAGAAATCGATCATATCGAACTGTTCGGTCCCCCGCTGGACCCGTCGAACGACTCTCGGAATTTCGTGTTGTGTCCCGGCAAAGCTTATGACCGTTCCCCATGTGGGACCGGAACGAGTGCCAAACTCGCCTGTCTGTATGAGGATGGAAAGTTGAAGCCTGGGGATTTGTTTCGGCAGGAAAGCATCATCGGAAGCGTCTTCGCTGGCAGCGTTCAGCCGGTGGAAGGGGGCGTGATTCCAACGATCACAGGTACGGCGTTTGTGAATGCGGAATCGACCCTCATCCTGAATGCCAATGATCCGTTTCGTTTTGGAATCCGGCCGTGA